In the Dolichospermum flos-aquae CCAP 1403/13F genome, GCTTTTCTTTGAGCTTTTGAATTAATTCAGGAGCATTCACGGGCAAATCTACCCGCCAGCGTTGGGTGCGATTTTCGATGTCTTGGTCATTAGCTTCGATAATTGCGGTTCTACCACCATCGTATAGATCCACATTGGTAACACGATTTGCATCCAAATATTCCAAAAAGCGCCCATAGGTCATACGGGTATTGGCGGCATTTTTGCCTGTGTCCGCAGGAGCGCCTGCAAAAGCCCCTTGCCAGAAGAAAAAGCCGATTACCAAAGCCAGCACTGACCAAAGTGCTACGACTCTCCAGGAGAATTTCATCTTTAATTTGCCTTTAGATACTAATATGACTGCTTTTGTAACGGATGTTTATAAATCCATTTTGTAGTTTGAGCCATAAAACGTCGGTTTGCTTATGGCAGATTCATGAAGTTTGTCTAGAATCTTAATTAAATTTAACCTAATTCTCATACTAATACCAATTAAAAATTAAAAATTAAAAGTTAAATATTCCCAAAATCAGACCCAGTAAGGATTTGGGGCTAATTTATATTTTGCTATCTCTATTACTAATTTTATGCTGGACTGCACAGGATCACCAAATTCATTTATATTATTTATGCTTCAAAACTTAATACAACGCAGGGGTTACGGAAAATGAACCACGAAGAAGCGAAGAAGCGAAGGTAAGAGTTTTAGAGAGATTTTTCTTGCTGGGTGATAGTGTCATCGCTGATCTTGTAACTAATCATCGTTTAAAATATAGTAGACTGTGCTAAACCCCTACAAATCTAGGTTTTCCCTAATCTTGTAAATCGTATTTTCTCGTGCTTCAATTAGGATTGCTATAATTTCCCAAACATGATATCAACTAAATAGAATTGTGTAGAGGCTTGATTTCAAAGTACATTGCCACCCTGCAAGAAGAGATTGAACATGAAGTACGACGTTTTCATATCACACGCAAGTGACGACAAAGAAGAGGTAGTATTACCTCTTGCAAATTTTTTGAAAGAACATGGTTTAAATGTATGGGTTGATGTACTCGTTCTGCAATTAGGGGATAGCTTACGTAGGAATATTGAGAGAGGCTTGAAAGAATCGAGATTTGGAGTAATTATTCTTAGCCCCAACTTCTTTTCCAGACCTTGGACTCAACGAGAGCTAGATGTACTAGTTTCTCGTGAAGATGATAATGATAAAGTTATCTTACCAATACTACATAACATTTCTCTCCAAGAAGTCCGAGATAGAGTCCCTTTATTAGCTGATAAACTTGCTGTTTCTACTAACCAAGGGCTTGAGTATGTTGCATCCCAAATCATAAATGTTATTACCAACGATGCACAAAGAGAAAACTCTGGGACTTTCAAAAGCATCGTGGTTGGAATTTCAGGTCCAAGCTGTTCTGGAAAAACTTGGTTGGCTCAGAAAATAAGTAGAGTAAGACAAGATAAAGTCACAGTATTTGATCTTGATAGTTATTACAAAGATATCTCTTTTGTTTCATCTTTAGAGCATAGACATGATAATCCAAATTCAATAAACTACGATCAAGCTATAGCTCATCTCGCTGTACTAAAAAATGGACGAGAGGTTAGCATCCCAACTTATGATTTTGAAACACATCAAGTAAATGGTGAAAAAGTATGTAAACCAAATTCTTTGATTATTGTTGAAGGTATCTTTGTCTTCTACAATGAATGGTTAAAGGAACAATTAGACCTTAAAGTTTGGGTCAGCAGCCCTGATGATATCTGTTTAGATCGAAGAATCAGTAGAGATGGACTAGAAAGGGGAAGAACTACGGAGGAAGTATTAACTCGCTACAAGAAGGACGTGCGGACTGGATACCAAAAATACATTAGTCCATTACAAATTCATGCAGACGTAGTTTTTCAAAATACTGGAAGTAATTATGATGAGCAACCAAAGATCATTGATATGATTGTTGGTTATGTTAATATGAAGTTCCGCTTTGACAAAAAAGTATAATACTGCTTATGTACTGGAGTTGAGAGAGCAGTATGGCATTTTTCCCTGACTATACTCTTTCCTCAACGCTCATCATTAGTATAATCCCCCACTCAAAACAGAATCAACTGCTTTCCCACATCACCTTGAGACTCAATAACCGAAAGTAACTCATCTCGTTTTTTAGCGATTAACTCCAAATAATACTTAACCCCACTCGTTGCGTATCCTTGCGGGAGCAAATCCCATATTTAAACATAATGCTGGGATACAGACTGGAAACATCAATTTTGGCAATGTGTTTGTGAAAACCTAGTACAGAAATTACCAATTTTTAACGCCAACCTACTTAGACATCTCCGAAAAATATTGTAGAGCCGAGAATCCCTACCCAGGTCACTTCTCTACAAGGGTTTCAAGTCACGCACATTTAATTCTCACAAGATGTCTAATGATTTACTTACCTTCCGTAATTTTCAAGGTATAAGGTAGGGATTCATTTTCCTTGTAAGAACCAATCCAAATTTGATAAGTACCCGATAGCCATTCCCCAACAATACCAGGGTTTTTACCGTCAAAATCATCATTGCACCAAGTTCCACCGGGTCCTTTAACAATCATGGTGGTATCCGCAGGACTTTGGACTACTAATTTCAGGTAGTCAAATTTACTGGTGAGTTTCACAGTATGGTCTGGTGCTTCATCCATAAATCCTTTACATGGTCCTGTTGGTGGTGTTTCTGCTTTTCCTGCTATTTTGCTCCCCGGTATTGCACCACCACTCATTCCTCTCAATATCAGGGGATCTGAAGATAATGGATGTTGAATAGTCGCATCTCCAAAAATTGGCGAGGCTGTTTGAGCATGAGCCACTGGATTAAACCCGGCTGTAAGGCAGAGTACAACTATGATTCCTCTAGGAAAAGCTGTTTTTGACATTGCAATTAGAGAAGATTCCTAAATACCCTCAAAGACATCAATCTTAGGTCTCAAGTTCCTTTGGAGAAAAGACTTGAGTACCGCAGGAGGAAATTCAAAATTCAAAATTAACGAGAACTCCTACCCATTACCCATGACTTAGGGCTTGCTGCTAATTGCTTGATTTAAACGGGCTTTATCTAAACCAATCTGATTAAGTAGTAACCAAGATTGAATTAAGTCTGGTCCATGTACATCCCCTGTTAATGCTGCTCTGAGCGATCGCATGACTAAGCCTTTTTTCACATTTTCCGATTTCACAACTTGCTTAATAATACTTTGGGCAATATCTGCTGACAACTCTGGCTGACTTTCTAAAGCTGTAATAATTGCTTGCAGTACAGTCTTGACACCTTCTTGCTGTAGTTGTTGACTGCCTTCTTCAGTCAATTCTACCCCATCAGTAAAAAATACTTTGGTCATCTCCACAGCATCCACCAATCGAGTCAAACTAGCAGCAATTAACGCCACTAGCTGCTCTAACCAAGTCCGTTCTCTCCCACCTGTAAACTGACAACCCGCTTTTTCCCAATAAGGGATAAGTAAATCTGTGAGTCGCTCAATTGGCATATTATGGAGATATTGGCTATTCAACCAATCCAATTTATCCCAGTCAAACTTAGCACCAGCTTTATTTACCCGCTCAAAGCCAAAATCCTTAGCTGCTGATTCTAAATCGAATATTTCTTGGGTGGAATCCGCTGGCGACCATCCCAGCAAAGTCATATAATTAACTAAACCTTCCGCAGTAAAGCCCATTTCCTGAAAGTCACAAATGGAAGTTACTCCATCCCGCTTCGATAATTTGCGCCCTTCTTGATTCAAAATCAAAGGTGTATGAGCAAATTCGGGAATCTTCGCCCCCAAAGCTTCATACAACAAAATTTGTTTAGCAGTATTGGCGATATGGTCTTCACCACGAATGACATGACTAATTTGCATATCAATGTCATCCACAACCACCACAAAATTATATAGTGGTTGACCTGTACCATCACTAGCAGCGCGAGCAATGACCATATCACCACCCAAATCGCTACCACGCCAACTCATTTTCCCCCGCACTAAATCATTCCAGACAATTTCCCGGCTGTCGGCGATTTGGAATCGAATTACCGAAGAACGTCCTTGAGCTTCAAATTCAGCCCTTTGTTCTGGGGTGAGGTGACGGTGACGGTTATCATAGCGGGGTGCTTCTCCTCTGGCTTTTTGCCCTTCTCTCAAAGCATCTAATTCCTCAGATGTGGTGTAGCAGCGGTAAGCTAATCCTTGATCTAGTAATTTTTGCACCGCTTCCTTGTAAAGATGGAGGCGTTGAGATTGGAAAAATGGACCTTCATCCCAATTCAATCCTAACCAGCGGAGTCCAGCTAGAATATTATCTGTGTATTCAGGACGCGATCGCTCTAAATCTGTATCTTCGATTCTTAAAATAAACTTGCCATCATGGTGACGAGCAAACAAATAATTAAATACAGCCGTTCTCGCTGTACCAATATGTAAATTTCCCGTAGGACTCGGAGCTATGCGGACTCTGACGGTCACAGTTGATTCTCTCTTTTACAAATCATGATTACACCTACTGAAATTAAAGGTATGAGCATTTTTAATCAACTCGTTATTTAATATTCAGCATTTTAGAACGGGACTGACGGGGCTC is a window encoding:
- a CDS encoding TIR domain-containing protein, with translation MKYDVFISHASDDKEEVVLPLANFLKEHGLNVWVDVLVLQLGDSLRRNIERGLKESRFGVIILSPNFFSRPWTQRELDVLVSREDDNDKVILPILHNISLQEVRDRVPLLADKLAVSTNQGLEYVASQIINVITNDAQRENSGTFKSIVVGISGPSCSGKTWLAQKISRVRQDKVTVFDLDSYYKDISFVSSLEHRHDNPNSINYDQAIAHLAVLKNGREVSIPTYDFETHQVNGEKVCKPNSLIIVEGIFVFYNEWLKEQLDLKVWVSSPDDICLDRRISRDGLERGRTTEEVLTRYKKDVRTGYQKYISPLQIHADVVFQNTGSNYDEQPKIIDMIVGYVNMKFRFDKKV
- the gltX gene encoding glutamate--tRNA ligase — translated: MTVRVRIAPSPTGNLHIGTARTAVFNYLFARHHDGKFILRIEDTDLERSRPEYTDNILAGLRWLGLNWDEGPFFQSQRLHLYKEAVQKLLDQGLAYRCYTTSEELDALREGQKARGEAPRYDNRHRHLTPEQRAEFEAQGRSSVIRFQIADSREIVWNDLVRGKMSWRGSDLGGDMVIARAASDGTGQPLYNFVVVVDDIDMQISHVIRGEDHIANTAKQILLYEALGAKIPEFAHTPLILNQEGRKLSKRDGVTSICDFQEMGFTAEGLVNYMTLLGWSPADSTQEIFDLESAAKDFGFERVNKAGAKFDWDKLDWLNSQYLHNMPIERLTDLLIPYWEKAGCQFTGGRERTWLEQLVALIAASLTRLVDAVEMTKVFFTDGVELTEEGSQQLQQEGVKTVLQAIITALESQPELSADIAQSIIKQVVKSENVKKGLVMRSLRAALTGDVHGPDLIQSWLLLNQIGLDKARLNQAISSKP